One part of the Streptomyces nigra genome encodes these proteins:
- the cimA gene encoding citramalate synthase: MTPTNELDDSFHVFDTTLRDGAQREGINLTVADKLAIARHLDDFGVGFIEGGWPGANPRDTEFFARAQQEIEFRHAQLVAFGATRRAGGKACEDPQVKALLESGAPVITLVAKSHDRHVELALRTTLDENLEMVRDTVSHLVAEGRRVFVDCEHFFDGYRANPEYAKAVVRTASEAGADVVILCDTNGGMLPAQVQAVVSTVLADTGARLGIHAQDDTGCAVANTLAAVDAGATHVQCTANGYGERVGNANLFPVVAALELKYGKKVLPDGRLREMTRISHAIAEVVNLTPSTHQPYVGVSAFAHKAGLHASAIKVDPDLYQHIDPEQVGNTMRMLVSDMAGRASVELKGKELGIDLGGDRELVGRVVERVKERELKGYTYEAADASFELLLRTEVEGRPLKYFDVESWRAIVEDRPDGSHANEATVKLFAKGERIVATAEGNGPVNALDRALRVALEKIYPQLAALDLVDYKVRILEGVHGTQSTTRVLISTSDGAGEWSTVGVAENVIAASWQALEDAYTYGLLRAGVAPAR; encoded by the coding sequence ATGACGCCGACCAACGAGCTCGACGACTCGTTCCACGTCTTCGACACCACCTTGCGCGACGGCGCCCAGCGGGAGGGCATCAACCTCACCGTCGCCGACAAGCTGGCCATCGCCCGTCACCTGGACGACTTCGGCGTGGGATTCATCGAGGGCGGCTGGCCCGGCGCCAACCCGCGGGACACCGAGTTCTTCGCCCGCGCCCAGCAGGAGATCGAGTTCCGGCACGCCCAGCTCGTCGCCTTCGGCGCGACGAGGCGCGCGGGCGGCAAGGCATGCGAGGACCCGCAGGTCAAGGCGCTGCTGGAGTCCGGCGCCCCCGTGATCACCCTGGTCGCCAAGTCCCACGACCGGCATGTCGAGCTGGCGCTGCGCACCACCCTCGACGAGAACCTGGAGATGGTCCGCGACACCGTCTCCCACCTGGTCGCCGAGGGCCGCCGCGTCTTCGTCGACTGCGAGCACTTCTTCGACGGCTACCGTGCCAACCCCGAGTACGCCAAGGCCGTCGTACGCACCGCCTCCGAGGCCGGCGCCGACGTCGTCATCCTGTGCGACACCAACGGCGGCATGCTCCCCGCCCAGGTCCAGGCCGTCGTCTCCACCGTCCTCGCCGACACCGGCGCCCGGCTCGGCATCCACGCCCAGGACGACACCGGCTGCGCGGTCGCGAACACCCTCGCCGCCGTCGACGCGGGCGCCACCCACGTCCAGTGCACGGCCAACGGCTACGGCGAGCGGGTCGGCAACGCCAACCTGTTCCCGGTCGTCGCCGCCCTGGAGCTGAAGTACGGCAAGAAGGTCCTCCCCGACGGCCGGCTGCGCGAGATGACCCGCATCTCCCACGCCATCGCCGAGGTCGTGAACCTCACGCCCTCCACCCACCAGCCGTACGTCGGCGTCTCCGCCTTCGCCCACAAGGCCGGACTCCACGCCTCCGCGATCAAGGTCGACCCCGACCTCTACCAGCACATCGACCCCGAGCAGGTCGGCAACACCATGCGGATGCTGGTCTCCGACATGGCCGGCCGCGCCTCCGTCGAGCTCAAGGGCAAGGAGCTCGGCATCGACCTCGGCGGCGACCGCGAGCTGGTCGGCCGGGTCGTCGAGCGGGTCAAGGAGCGCGAACTCAAGGGCTACACGTACGAAGCGGCCGACGCCTCCTTCGAACTGCTGCTGCGCACCGAGGTCGAGGGCAGGCCGCTGAAGTACTTCGACGTCGAGTCCTGGCGCGCGATCGTCGAGGACCGTCCCGACGGCAGCCACGCCAACGAGGCCACCGTCAAGCTCTTCGCCAAGGGCGAGCGGATCGTCGCCACCGCCGAGGGCAACGGCCCGGTCAACGCCCTCGACCGGGCGCTGCGCGTCGCCCTGGAGAAGATCTACCCCCAGCTGGCCGCCCTCGACCTCGTCGACTACAAGGTCCGCATCCTCGAGGGCGTCCACGGCACCCAGTCCACCACCCGCGTCCTGATCTCCACGTCCGACGGGGCGGGCGAGTGGTCCACGGTCGGCGTCGCGGAGAACGTCATCGCCGCGTCCTGGCAGGCGCTGGAGGACGCGTACACCTACGGGCTGCTGCGGGCCGGGGTCGCGCCGGCCCGGTAG
- a CDS encoding urease subunit alpha translates to MSRPGGHPAEARRLTPHEYAATHGPRAGDRVRLGDSGLTVRVESDSQRPGDEFLAGFGKTARDGLHLKAASVRETCDVVISNVVVVDAVLGIRKVSIGIRQGRISAIGRAGNPDTLDGVDVVVGTGTSIVSGEGLIATAGAVDTHVHLLSPRVMEASLASGVTTIIGQEFGPVWGVGVNSPWALRHAFGAFDAWPVNIGFLARGSSSHEAPLVEALAEGGASGFKVHEDMGAHTRALDTALRVAEDHDVQVALHSDGLNECLSVEDTLRVLEGRTIHAFHIEGCGGGHVPNVLKMAGVPNVIGSSTNPTLPFGRDAVAEHYGMIVSVHDLKTDLPGDAAMARDRIRAGTMGAEDVLHDLGAIGITSSDAQGMGRAGETVRRTLAMAGKMKAQFGAPEDHDNERVLRYIAKLTINPALAHGLAHEVGSIEVGKLADLVLWRPEFFGAKPQLVLKAGFPAYGVTGDPNAATDTCEPLVLGPQFGAYGATPADLSVAFVAQAALDQGGDSMPTRRRRVAVRGTRGIGPADLRRNSRVGAVEVDGRTGLVTLDGEPLRSEPADSVSLNRLYFL, encoded by the coding sequence ATGAGCCGTCCCGGAGGACACCCCGCCGAGGCCCGCCGCCTCACCCCGCACGAGTACGCGGCCACCCACGGCCCCCGCGCCGGTGACCGCGTCCGGCTCGGCGACTCCGGGCTGACCGTCCGCGTCGAGTCCGACTCCCAGCGCCCGGGCGACGAGTTCCTCGCCGGGTTCGGCAAGACCGCCCGGGACGGGCTGCATCTGAAGGCGGCGTCCGTCCGCGAGACCTGCGACGTCGTCATCAGCAACGTCGTGGTCGTCGACGCGGTCCTCGGCATCCGCAAGGTGTCCATCGGCATCCGGCAGGGGCGGATCAGCGCCATCGGGCGGGCCGGGAACCCGGACACCCTCGACGGGGTCGACGTCGTCGTCGGCACGGGCACCTCGATCGTCTCCGGCGAGGGCCTGATCGCCACCGCCGGCGCCGTCGACACCCATGTCCATCTGCTGTCCCCGCGGGTCATGGAGGCGTCGCTCGCCTCCGGCGTCACCACGATCATCGGCCAGGAGTTCGGACCGGTCTGGGGCGTCGGCGTCAACTCGCCCTGGGCGCTGCGGCACGCGTTCGGCGCCTTCGACGCCTGGCCGGTCAACATCGGCTTCCTCGCCCGGGGTTCGTCCTCCCACGAGGCACCCCTGGTCGAGGCCCTCGCCGAGGGCGGCGCCTCCGGATTCAAGGTGCACGAGGACATGGGCGCCCACACCCGCGCGCTCGACACCGCCCTGCGCGTCGCCGAGGACCACGACGTCCAGGTCGCCCTGCACAGCGACGGCCTGAACGAGTGCCTGTCCGTCGAGGACACCCTGAGGGTGCTGGAGGGCCGCACCATCCACGCCTTCCACATCGAGGGCTGCGGCGGCGGGCACGTCCCGAACGTCCTGAAGATGGCCGGCGTCCCGAACGTCATCGGGTCCTCCACCAACCCCACCCTGCCCTTCGGCCGGGACGCCGTCGCCGAGCACTACGGCATGATCGTCTCCGTCCACGACCTCAAGACCGACCTGCCAGGCGACGCCGCCATGGCCCGTGACCGGATCCGCGCCGGGACCATGGGCGCCGAGGACGTCCTGCACGACCTGGGTGCGATCGGCATCACCTCGTCCGACGCGCAGGGCATGGGCCGGGCCGGCGAGACCGTCCGGCGCACCCTCGCGATGGCCGGGAAGATGAAGGCGCAGTTCGGCGCGCCCGAGGACCACGACAACGAGCGCGTCCTGCGCTACATCGCCAAGCTGACCATCAACCCGGCCCTCGCACACGGCCTCGCCCACGAGGTCGGATCGATCGAGGTCGGCAAGCTCGCCGACCTCGTGCTGTGGCGCCCCGAGTTCTTCGGTGCCAAGCCACAGCTCGTCCTCAAGGCCGGGTTCCCCGCGTACGGGGTGACCGGCGACCCCAACGCGGCCACCGACACCTGCGAGCCCCTGGTGCTCGGCCCGCAGTTCGGGGCGTACGGCGCCACGCCCGCCGACCTCTCCGTGGCCTTCGTCGCGCAGGCCGCCCTCGACCAGGGCGGCGACTCGATGCCCACCCGGCGCAGAAGGGTCGCCGTGCGCGGTACCCGCGGCATCGGGCCCGCCGATCTGCGGCGCAACTCCCGGGTCGGGGCCGTCGAGGTCGACGGGCGCACCGGCCTGGTCACCCTCGACGGCGAACCGCTGCGCTCCGAGCCCGCCGACTCCGTCTCCCTCAACCGCCTGTACTTCCTCTAG
- a CDS encoding agmatine deiminase family protein, which produces MTFRMPPEWAPHERTWMAWPGPNPTFATAAELAAARVAWAEVARAVARFEPVTMVHGPGQAASARELLGSGVELTESELDDAWMRDIGPTFVRDEDGRLAAVDWVFNGWGGQEWARWEHDAGIARRIAGLTGVPVHSSPLVNEGGAIHVDGEGTVLLTDTVQLGAGRNPGWTREQVEAEIHARLGTTKAIWLPHGLAGDYGTYGTQGHVDIVAAFAGPGTVVVHSQRNPEHPDHARSLEYLEILRGATDARGRHLEVVEVPAPTVLKDEDGHWVDYSYINHYVCNGGVILCAFDDPHDEIAAGIMRRLHPGRTVTLVDARTIFAGGGGIHCITQQQPMT; this is translated from the coding sequence ATGACCTTCCGCATGCCCCCCGAGTGGGCCCCGCACGAGCGCACCTGGATGGCGTGGCCGGGTCCCAACCCGACGTTCGCCACCGCCGCCGAGCTCGCCGCGGCCCGCGTCGCCTGGGCCGAAGTGGCGCGCGCCGTCGCCCGGTTCGAGCCGGTGACCATGGTCCACGGTCCCGGTCAGGCCGCCTCCGCCCGGGAACTGCTCGGCTCCGGCGTCGAGTTGACGGAGAGCGAGCTCGACGACGCGTGGATGCGTGACATCGGCCCCACCTTCGTCCGGGACGAGGACGGCCGACTGGCCGCCGTGGACTGGGTGTTCAACGGATGGGGCGGCCAGGAGTGGGCCCGCTGGGAGCACGACGCCGGCATCGCCCGTCGGATCGCCGGCCTCACGGGCGTCCCCGTCCACTCCTCGCCGCTGGTCAACGAGGGCGGCGCGATCCACGTCGACGGCGAGGGCACCGTCCTGCTGACCGACACCGTGCAGCTCGGCGCCGGACGCAACCCCGGCTGGACCCGCGAGCAGGTCGAGGCGGAGATCCACGCCCGGCTCGGCACCACCAAGGCGATCTGGCTCCCGCACGGCCTCGCCGGCGACTACGGGACGTACGGCACCCAGGGCCACGTCGACATCGTCGCCGCCTTCGCCGGACCCGGCACCGTCGTCGTGCACAGCCAGCGGAACCCCGAGCATCCCGACCACGCCCGCTCCCTGGAGTACCTGGAGATCCTGCGCGGCGCGACCGACGCGCGCGGACGGCATCTCGAGGTCGTCGAGGTGCCCGCCCCGACCGTGCTCAAGGACGAGGACGGCCACTGGGTCGACTACTCCTACATCAACCACTACGTCTGCAACGGCGGCGTGATCCTGTGCGCCTTCGACGACCCGCACGACGAGATCGCCGCCGGCATCATGCGCCGCCTCCACCCCGGACGCACGGTGACCCTGGTCGACGCCCGTACGATCTTCGCGGGCGGTGGAGGCATCCATTGCATCACCCAGCAGCAGCCGATGACGTAG
- a CDS encoding TetR/AcrR family transcriptional regulator, with protein sequence MAGGRRQAPPRDEVLAAAMEMIAERGLEKLTMAALGREVGMSSGHLLYYFRSKDELLLRTLEWSEGRLGAERGRLLARGDSARERLDAYVDLYVPDGLGDPHWTLWLEVWNRSQNADDDARDRQAAIEGAWHRDLVALIAEGVSRGEFRPVDPDRFAARLRALLDGFSIHVAIGLRGTDRARILGHVREFLDESLVADA encoded by the coding sequence ATGGCCGGTGGGCGCAGGCAGGCGCCGCCCCGCGACGAGGTGCTCGCCGCCGCCATGGAGATGATCGCCGAGCGCGGCCTGGAGAAGCTGACCATGGCGGCGCTCGGCCGCGAGGTCGGTATGAGCAGCGGCCACCTCCTGTACTACTTCCGCTCCAAGGACGAACTGCTGCTGCGCACCCTGGAGTGGAGCGAGGGCCGCCTCGGCGCCGAACGCGGCCGGCTGCTCGCCCGGGGCGACTCCGCCCGCGAACGGCTCGACGCCTACGTCGACCTGTACGTCCCCGACGGCCTGGGCGACCCGCACTGGACGCTGTGGCTGGAGGTCTGGAACCGCTCGCAGAACGCCGACGACGACGCCCGGGACCGGCAGGCCGCGATCGAGGGCGCCTGGCACCGCGACCTCGTGGCGCTCATCGCGGAGGGCGTGTCGCGCGGGGAGTTCCGGCCGGTCGATCCGGACCGGTTCGCCGCCCGGCTGCGGGCCCTCCTCGACGGCTTCTCGATCCATGTGGCGATCGGTCTGCGCGGCACCGACCGCGCCCGGATCCTGGGCCATGTACGGGAGTTCCTCGACGAGAGCCTGGTCGCGGACGCCTGA
- a CDS encoding PD40 domain-containing protein, with translation MHRTARPRALVTVLVLAATAALTGPDAGAAPGAPPVERVTLSATGEQGDGHASAPLLSADGRFAAFSSDAANLVPGDTNADTDVFVRDGRTRAVERVSVASDGTQADQGSSLRDISADGRYVLFGSRARDLVPWETPPADTGAEDVYLHDRRTGTTERISVAFDGGSAYSAGARLSADARYVFFNAKADRMEEGARDLFGAVYVHDRRTGRTERVSNTDRPTNAALLQDVSADGRYVLYTQPVPRSSNGVTWVHDRRTGTEEQVNVKADGSPATRYAMPATLSADGRTVAFENWDEDLLPGGGPDASDLYVRDLRRDVTRRIDAGPDGETSPDRPVVSADGRYVGYEATPRLPDGSAGPANVYLRDLRTGGTRLISASVTGGPVTDEPVHVTTISAGAERVTLGSASSQLVAGDTNAAVDGYVRHRR, from the coding sequence ATGCACCGCACCGCGCGCCCGCGCGCGCTCGTCACCGTCTTGGTCCTGGCCGCGACGGCGGCACTGACCGGGCCCGACGCCGGCGCCGCGCCCGGCGCCCCGCCTGTCGAGCGGGTCACCCTCTCGGCCACGGGGGAGCAGGGCGACGGACACGCGTCCGCGCCTCTGCTCAGCGCCGACGGCCGGTTCGCCGCGTTCTCGTCGGACGCCGCCAATCTCGTGCCGGGCGACACCAACGCGGACACCGACGTCTTCGTGCGCGACGGGCGCACCAGAGCCGTCGAACGCGTCAGCGTCGCCTCGGACGGCACCCAGGCCGATCAGGGCTCGTCGCTGCGGGACATCAGCGCCGACGGCCGCTACGTCCTGTTCGGCTCGCGCGCCCGCGATCTCGTGCCCTGGGAGACCCCGCCCGCCGACACCGGGGCGGAGGACGTCTACCTCCACGACCGGCGCACCGGCACCACCGAGCGGATCAGCGTCGCCTTCGACGGCGGCTCCGCGTACTCGGCCGGCGCCCGTCTGTCCGCCGATGCGCGGTACGTCTTCTTCAACGCCAAGGCCGACCGGATGGAGGAGGGCGCCCGCGACCTGTTCGGCGCCGTGTACGTCCACGACCGCCGCACCGGCCGCACCGAGCGGGTGAGCAACACCGACCGCCCCACCAACGCGGCCCTGCTGCAGGACGTCAGCGCGGACGGCCGGTACGTGCTCTACACCCAGCCCGTCCCGCGCAGCTCCAACGGCGTCACCTGGGTGCACGACCGCCGCACCGGCACCGAGGAGCAGGTCAACGTCAAGGCGGACGGCTCCCCGGCCACGCGCTACGCCATGCCCGCCACGCTCTCCGCGGACGGCCGTACCGTCGCCTTCGAGAACTGGGACGAGGACCTGCTGCCCGGCGGCGGCCCGGACGCCTCCGACCTGTACGTCCGCGATCTGCGCCGTGACGTCACCCGGCGGATCGACGCCGGCCCGGACGGCGAGACCTCGCCGGACCGGCCCGTCGTCAGCGCCGACGGCCGGTACGTCGGCTACGAGGCCACCCCGCGCCTGCCCGACGGCTCGGCCGGCCCGGCCAACGTCTATCTGCGCGACCTGCGCACCGGTGGCACCCGTCTGATCAGCGCGTCCGTCACCGGCGGCCCCGTGACCGACGAGCCGGTGCACGTCACCACCATCAGTGCCGGAGCCGAGCGCGTCACCCTGGGCAGCGCCTCGTCCCAGCTCGTGGCCGGCGACACCAACGCGGCCGTCGACGGGTACGTACGCCACCGTCGATGA